In Streptomyces sp. KMM 9044, one DNA window encodes the following:
- a CDS encoding ScbR family autoregulator-binding transcription factor, whose amino-acid sequence MAQQERAVRTRRAVLEAAAAVFAEHGYAAATVADILKTAGVTKGALYFHFDSKEALARGVLEIQTEQALPEQEIKLQEAVDVVMTMAHRLVHDPLLRAGARLSADPVAARRHHGSAWPLWGDVLTGLMTEAQERGETVAHMVPREVGELLVGALNGVQLYAQLETDLGDVEFRVSVLLKHLLPSIAAPAVLARLDVAPDRGARMVRESAHMPVSA is encoded by the coding sequence GTGGCCCAGCAGGAACGTGCGGTCAGGACCCGCCGGGCAGTACTGGAGGCGGCCGCGGCCGTCTTCGCGGAGCACGGGTACGCGGCGGCGACGGTCGCCGACATCCTCAAGACCGCCGGAGTGACCAAGGGCGCGTTGTACTTCCACTTCGACTCCAAGGAAGCGCTCGCCAGGGGCGTCCTGGAGATCCAGACGGAGCAGGCGTTGCCTGAGCAGGAGATCAAGCTCCAGGAAGCGGTGGATGTCGTGATGACGATGGCCCACCGACTGGTGCACGACCCCCTGCTACGGGCCGGCGCCCGCCTCTCGGCCGATCCGGTCGCCGCCCGCAGGCACCACGGCAGCGCCTGGCCGTTGTGGGGCGACGTGCTGACAGGGCTCATGACCGAGGCCCAGGAGAGGGGGGAGACCGTGGCACACATGGTGCCGCGAGAGGTCGGCGAGCTACTGGTCGGCGCACTCAACGGGGTACAGCTGTACGCTCAGTTGGAGACCGACCTCGGCGACGTCGAGTTCCGGGTCTCGGTGCTGCTGAAGCACTTGCTGCCGTCCATCGCCGCGCCCGCGGTCCTGGCGCGTCTGGACGTGGCTCCGGACCGGGGAGCCCGAATGGTGCGCGAGTCGGCCCATATGCCGGTCTCCGCCTGA
- a CDS encoding AfsR/SARP family transcriptional regulator, with the protein MQIDVLGTLDVRENGASVTPTAPKPRQVLALLALHADQVVPVSALIDELWAGRPPRSARTTLQTYVLQLRDLIARALEKETPAAGPAALLRRRVKDVLVTLPGGYMLASGGGSSDVREFERLAGMGYRALDAGDFQGASRLLREALALWTGPAFADVQTGAQLEMEARRLEESRLCALDQRIEADLRLGRHRELLAELTVLTSRYRTHENLHAQFMLALHRSGRRGEALDIYHRLRSTLVRDLGLEPSARLRRLQQSILKAAPEAPLTEDRQPPVTAPSPRESGICPPG; encoded by the coding sequence GTGCAGATCGACGTACTGGGCACATTGGACGTCAGAGAGAACGGGGCGTCCGTCACTCCCACCGCACCCAAGCCCCGACAGGTGCTCGCCCTTCTGGCGCTCCACGCCGACCAGGTGGTTCCGGTCTCCGCTCTCATCGACGAGCTGTGGGCGGGCCGCCCGCCACGCAGTGCGCGTACCACGTTGCAGACCTATGTTCTGCAACTGCGCGACCTCATCGCGCGCGCACTGGAGAAGGAGACACCCGCCGCCGGCCCCGCGGCCCTGCTGCGGCGCAGGGTCAAGGACGTCCTGGTCACCTTACCCGGGGGGTACATGCTCGCCTCCGGAGGCGGGTCGAGCGATGTCCGGGAGTTCGAACGGCTGGCGGGCATGGGGTACCGCGCGCTCGACGCGGGAGACTTCCAGGGTGCCTCACGCCTGCTGCGCGAGGCACTCGCCCTGTGGACCGGCCCGGCCTTCGCCGACGTCCAGACCGGTGCGCAGCTGGAGATGGAGGCCAGACGGCTGGAGGAAAGCCGCCTGTGCGCCCTCGATCAGCGCATCGAGGCCGATCTCCGGCTCGGCCGCCATCGCGAACTGCTTGCCGAACTGACCGTGCTGACCAGCCGCTACCGCACCCATGAGAATCTGCACGCCCAGTTCATGCTGGCGTTGCACCGCTCGGGTCGGCGTGGCGAGGCGCTCGACATCTACCACCGACTGCGCAGCACTCTCGTACGGGACCTGGGCCTGGAGCCCTCGGCGCGGCTGCGCCGACTCCAGCAGTCGATCCTGAAGGCCGCGCCGGAGGCACCGCTCACGGAGGACCGGCAGCCGCCCGTCACGGCTCCCTCCCCCCGCGAGAGCGGCATATGCCCGCCGGGCTGA
- a CDS encoding (Fe-S)-binding protein, whose amino-acid sequence MQLVAIIVSLTLMVVGSALFCRATSQILQFLRLGQPLPKGLRTDNPHQRSVTLVREFVVHTRMNRWGAIGVAHWFVAVGFYTLLLTLVNATGQLFKPDWVLPVLGDWGPYNMFVEFLGTMTVLGVLVLIAVRQLNRPSAPGSKSRFAGSRTGQAYFVETVIVVVGTCIVVLHALEGALHHVDHYQASHFISYPLVEWFQGVSRPTLENLVYLVAMVKIGTSFVWMIVVSLNIDMGVAWHRFLAFPNIWFKREADGGTALGGLLPMTSGGRPIDFTDPGDDDVFGVSQVEQFSWKGLLDFSTCTECGRCQSQCPAWNTGKPLSPKLLIMSLRDHAHAKAPYLLAGGGRSVEGEERASVEAFEDVPAAALAEAGRPLVGALEENGVIDPDVLWSCTTCGACVEQCPVDIEHVDHIVDMRRYQVMIESAFPSEAGTMLKNLERKGNPWGLAGKQRLEWTKEVDFEVPVVGRDVEDLSEVEYLYWVGCAGALEDRAKRTTKAFAELLHIAGVRFAIMGGDEKCTGDSARRLGNEPLFQELGTENVMSLNAAFGEETDDEGGVTGGAGKPRSAKKIVATCPHCLNTLGNEYPQLGGDYEVIHHTQLLQRLIDEGRLIPVTPVEGLVTYHDPCYLGRHNKIYTPPREIIAGVPGLRNEEMHRHKERGFCCGAGGARMWMEERIGKRINDERVDEALALNPDIVSTACPFCLVMLTDSVNGKKNDGKAGESVQVVDVAQLLLQSVRTSAHGDEPPTGTSDTENAPEPEPVK is encoded by the coding sequence ATGCAACTCGTCGCGATCATCGTGTCACTGACCCTGATGGTGGTCGGCAGCGCGCTGTTCTGTCGCGCCACCTCGCAGATCCTTCAGTTTCTACGGCTCGGCCAGCCCCTCCCGAAGGGCTTGCGGACCGACAATCCCCATCAGCGCAGTGTGACGCTGGTCAGGGAGTTCGTCGTCCACACGCGCATGAACCGCTGGGGCGCCATCGGAGTGGCGCACTGGTTCGTAGCGGTGGGCTTCTACACGCTGCTCCTGACGCTGGTCAACGCCACCGGGCAGCTGTTCAAACCCGACTGGGTGCTGCCGGTCCTCGGTGACTGGGGGCCCTACAACATGTTCGTCGAGTTCCTGGGCACGATGACGGTGCTCGGCGTCCTGGTCCTGATTGCCGTCCGGCAGCTGAACCGCCCCTCGGCTCCGGGTAGCAAGTCGCGCTTCGCGGGCTCCAGGACGGGTCAGGCGTACTTCGTCGAGACCGTCATCGTTGTCGTGGGCACCTGCATCGTGGTGCTGCACGCCCTGGAGGGCGCGCTGCACCACGTGGACCACTACCAGGCGTCGCACTTCATCTCGTACCCGCTCGTCGAGTGGTTTCAGGGGGTGAGCCGGCCCACCCTGGAGAACCTGGTGTACCTGGTCGCCATGGTCAAGATCGGGACGTCGTTCGTGTGGATGATCGTGGTGTCGCTGAACATCGACATGGGTGTGGCGTGGCATCGGTTCCTGGCGTTTCCGAACATCTGGTTCAAGCGTGAGGCGGATGGTGGGACGGCGCTGGGTGGTCTGTTGCCGATGACGTCGGGTGGCAGGCCGATCGACTTCACCGATCCCGGTGACGACGATGTGTTCGGTGTCTCGCAGGTCGAGCAGTTCTCGTGGAAGGGTCTGCTGGACTTCTCCACCTGTACCGAGTGCGGGCGCTGCCAGTCGCAGTGTCCCGCCTGGAACACCGGTAAGCCGCTCTCTCCGAAGCTGCTGATCATGTCGCTGCGTGATCATGCGCATGCCAAGGCTCCCTATCTGCTGGCCGGCGGTGGCAGGAGCGTGGAGGGTGAGGAGAGGGCGTCCGTGGAGGCGTTTGAGGACGTGCCGGCCGCGGCGCTGGCGGAGGCCGGGCGCCCGCTGGTCGGTGCCCTCGAGGAGAACGGTGTCATCGACCCGGACGTGCTGTGGTCCTGCACCACCTGCGGGGCCTGTGTCGAGCAGTGCCCGGTGGACATCGAGCATGTCGACCACATCGTCGACATGCGCCGCTACCAGGTGATGATCGAGTCGGCGTTCCCGTCCGAGGCGGGCACGATGCTCAAGAACCTGGAGAGGAAGGGCAACCCCTGGGGCCTGGCCGGGAAGCAGCGCCTGGAGTGGACCAAGGAGGTCGACTTCGAGGTCCCGGTCGTCGGCAGGGACGTCGAGGACCTGTCGGAGGTCGAGTACCTGTACTGGGTGGGCTGCGCCGGTGCCCTGGAGGACCGGGCCAAGAGGACCACCAAGGCCTTCGCCGAGCTGCTGCACATCGCGGGCGTCAGGTTCGCGATCATGGGCGGTGACGAGAAGTGCACCGGCGACTCGGCGCGCCGTCTGGGCAACGAGCCCCTGTTCCAGGAGCTCGGCACGGAGAACGTCATGTCGCTGAACGCGGCCTTCGGTGAGGAGACGGACGACGAGGGCGGGGTCACCGGCGGGGCGGGGAAGCCCAGGTCGGCCAAGAAGATCGTCGCCACCTGCCCGCACTGCCTCAACACCCTCGGCAACGAGTACCCCCAGCTCGGCGGCGACTACGAGGTCATCCACCACACCCAGCTGCTCCAGCGTCTGATCGACGAGGGCAGGCTGATCCCGGTGACCCCGGTCGAGGGCCTCGTCACCTACCACGACCCGTGCTATCTGGGCCGGCACAACAAGATCTACACGCCTCCGCGCGAGATCATCGCCGGTGTTCCGGGCCTGCGCAACGAGGAGATGCACCGTCACAAGGAACGCGGCTTCTGCTGCGGCGCGGGCGGCGCCCGGATGTGGATGGAGGAACGGATCGGCAAGCGCATCAACGACGAACGCGTCGACGAGGCCCTCGCCCTGAACCCCGACATCGTCTCCACCGCCTGCCCGTTCTGCCTGGTCATGCTCACCGACTCGGTCAACGGCAAGAAGAACGACGGCAAGGCCGGGGAATCCGTCCAGGTCGTCGACGTCGCCCAGCTCCTGCTGCAGTCCGTCAGAACGTCGGCCCATGGCGACGAGCCCCCCACGGGCACGTCCGACACGGAGAACGCGCCCGAGCCGGAGCCGGTGAAGTAG
- a CDS encoding TetR/AcrR family transcriptional regulator: MSCTAAFGVALPGRQNLVKKARAARTRCSLIQAAAEVFAEVGFVPASPGAIGERAGFSNGALYFRFTTRSMLAETVETETAESARRITEPERSASAFPAGPPSLFSVLRGLLKCH; the protein is encoded by the coding sequence GTGTCATGCACGGCGGCATTCGGCGTCGCGTTGCCCGGGAGACAGAACCTGGTCAAAAAGGCGCGAGCCGCTCGTACACGATGTTCGCTGATACAGGCGGCGGCCGAGGTGTTCGCCGAGGTGGGCTTCGTGCCCGCGTCTCCGGGCGCCATCGGTGAACGGGCCGGTTTCAGCAACGGGGCACTGTACTTCCGCTTCACCACCAGGAGCATGCTCGCCGAAACGGTCGAGACTGAGACAGCCGAGAGCGCTCGCCGGATCACCGAGCCTGAGAGGTCCGCCTCTGCGTTTCCCGCAGGCCCGCCCTCTTTGTTCTCTGTCCTTCGAGGATTGCTCAAATGCCACTGA
- a CDS encoding AfsR/SARP family transcriptional regulator produces the protein MEIQVLGPLSAAVNGDSIVPTAGKPRQVLALLALYPSRVVPVSTLMEEIWGTELPQSAMTTLQTYIMQLRRYLGTAMGPGAPGAAKDVLATRHGGYMLQIPPESADVYTYERLVAEGQQAFEEGKDEQAARCFRQALSLWQGPALVDVRLGPVLSIEVTRLEESRLMTIERRIDADLRLGRHAELIAELTDLIARHPQHEGLHAQAMVALYRSGRQASALDVYRKLRTGLIEEIGVEPSPQLQNLHQAMLAVDPELDVVAGPRRGSTFDRYAA, from the coding sequence ATGGAGATTCAGGTTTTGGGTCCGTTGTCCGCCGCCGTGAACGGGGACTCTATCGTCCCGACCGCCGGGAAACCCAGACAGGTCCTTGCCCTGCTCGCGTTGTATCCGAGCCGCGTCGTGCCCGTCTCCACGCTGATGGAGGAGATCTGGGGAACGGAGTTGCCGCAGAGCGCGATGACCACGCTGCAGACATACATCATGCAGCTGCGCCGCTACCTCGGTACGGCGATGGGGCCCGGCGCGCCGGGCGCGGCGAAGGACGTTCTGGCCACTCGGCACGGCGGCTACATGCTGCAGATCCCGCCGGAGTCCGCGGACGTGTACACCTATGAGCGCCTGGTCGCCGAGGGCCAGCAGGCCTTCGAGGAGGGCAAGGACGAACAGGCCGCTCGCTGCTTCCGGCAGGCCCTCTCCCTCTGGCAAGGGCCCGCGCTGGTGGACGTGCGACTCGGTCCGGTCCTGAGCATCGAGGTCACGCGGCTGGAGGAGTCCCGGCTGATGACCATCGAGCGGCGGATCGACGCAGATCTGCGGCTCGGCCGGCACGCGGAACTGATCGCCGAACTCACCGACCTGATCGCCCGCCACCCCCAGCACGAGGGCTTGCACGCCCAGGCGATGGTGGCCCTGTACCGGTCCGGACGGCAGGCGTCCGCCCTGGACGTCTACCGGAAGCTACGGACGGGACTGATAGAGGAGATCGGGGTGGAACCCTCGCCGCAGCTGCAGAACCTGCACCAGGCCATGCTCGCGGTCGATCCGGAACTCGACGTGGTGGCCGGTCCGCGCCGCGGCTCCACCTTCGACCGGTACGCGGCCTAG
- a CDS encoding SRPBCC family protein — MSGERVGRARHRMQLAAPAGVVYAVLADAVRLPLCFSASVHVERLESDSERERLRVWSLLDGQLRSWTASRRLDPVERRIEFWQERSTSPLDSVTGALSIRGCGPRDAELELQYGFSTTGGLPDDAAWAAWCADLNLRMQLADLKWFAERWTRLDELALSFEHSIRINGPAELAYDFLYRAGDWAELVPHVARVGLTEDAPGVQRMAVETLTEHGSQTTEAVRICFPHAGRLVYKRTVVPELLAAHTGEWSIVPDETGVTVTGKQSVVLREENITAVLGEGADLARARQHVRAALGSECLALLTLAKQHAEGAVRML, encoded by the coding sequence ATGTCTGGTGAGCGTGTGGGCAGGGCGAGGCACCGTATGCAACTGGCGGCGCCCGCCGGTGTGGTCTACGCGGTGCTCGCCGATGCGGTCAGGCTGCCGCTCTGTTTCTCCGCGAGCGTCCATGTGGAGCGGCTGGAGTCCGACAGCGAGCGGGAGCGTCTGCGGGTGTGGTCCCTTCTGGACGGGCAGTTGAGATCGTGGACCGCGTCGCGGCGCCTGGACCCGGTGGAGCGCCGCATCGAGTTCTGGCAGGAACGCTCCACGTCTCCGCTGGACTCCGTCACTGGCGCGTTGAGCATACGTGGCTGTGGGCCGCGCGACGCCGAGCTTGAACTGCAGTACGGCTTCAGCACCACCGGCGGCCTGCCCGACGACGCGGCGTGGGCGGCGTGGTGCGCCGACCTGAACCTCCGTATGCAGCTCGCCGACCTGAAGTGGTTCGCCGAACGGTGGACGCGCCTGGACGAACTGGCGCTGTCCTTCGAGCACTCGATACGCATCAACGGTCCGGCCGAGCTGGCCTACGACTTTCTGTACCGGGCGGGGGACTGGGCCGAGCTGGTGCCTCACGTTGCCCGGGTCGGCCTCACCGAGGACGCACCCGGGGTGCAGCGCATGGCGGTGGAGACGCTGACCGAGCACGGCTCGCAGACCACCGAAGCGGTGCGGATCTGCTTCCCGCACGCGGGCCGCCTCGTCTACAAGCGGACCGTGGTCCCTGAGCTGCTGGCGGCGCACACCGGCGAGTGGTCCATCGTCCCGGATGAGACGGGGGTGACCGTCACGGGGAAGCAGAGCGTCGTGCTGCGCGAGGAGAACATCACCGCGGTACTCGGCGAGGGCGCCGACCTCGCACGCGCCCGTCAGCACGTGAGGGCGGCACTCGGCTCGGAATGCCTGGCCCTGCTCACCCTGGCCAAGCAGCACGCCGAAGGCGCCGTGCGCATGCTGTGA
- a CDS encoding Sec-independent protein translocase TatB (mediates the export of protein precursors bearing twin-arginine signal peptides), with protein MLALLAVSLFGPDKRPKAVQDVAALIRKVRAFSDGAQRQAREQLGLELEDLGFGDPDPRAFLRKQRADDDLGIKETAEVADTVKGHGSEPPTRSAPPAGGERPAFDVDAP; from the coding sequence ATGCTCGCACTTCTCGCCGTGTCCCTCTTCGGCCCGGACAAGCGGCCGAAGGCCGTCCAGGACGTGGCGGCTCTCATCCGGAAGGTGCGTGCCTTCTCGGACGGTGCCCAGCGGCAAGCCCGCGAACAGCTCGGCCTCGAACTCGAGGACCTCGGGTTCGGGGACCCGGACCCTCGAGCGTTCCTCCGCAAGCAGCGGGCCGACGACGACCTGGGGATCAAGGAGACCGCCGAGGTCGCCGACACGGTGAAAGGGCATGGGAGCGAGCCGCCGACGAGGTCCGCTCCGCCGGCCGGGGGCGAGCGTCCGGCATTCGACGTGGACGCCCCCTGA
- a CDS encoding malonic semialdehyde reductase — protein MSLVLDAAAQDLLFREARTANTFTDEPVTDEQIQAIYDLIKYGPTAFNQTPLRILLVRSPEARERLVRHMTEGNRPKTAIAPLVAILSADSEFHEELPQLLPHFPQAKDAFYAQRPVRERSALLNGALQAAYFILGVRAAGLAAGPMSGFDSVGVQKEFLDADHTPLMVVNIGRPGENAWFERSPRLDIDAVVTTV, from the coding sequence ATGTCGCTTGTCCTTGACGCTGCCGCCCAGGACCTGCTGTTCCGTGAGGCACGCACCGCCAACACCTTCACCGACGAGCCGGTGACCGACGAACAGATCCAGGCGATCTACGACCTGATCAAGTACGGTCCGACCGCCTTCAACCAGACCCCGCTGCGCATCCTTCTGGTCCGCTCCCCCGAGGCCCGCGAACGCCTGGTGCGGCACATGACCGAGGGTAACCGTCCGAAAACCGCGATCGCCCCGCTGGTCGCCATCCTCTCCGCGGACAGTGAGTTCCACGAGGAACTGCCCCAGCTGCTCCCGCACTTCCCCCAGGCCAAGGACGCGTTCTATGCCCAGCGTCCGGTCCGCGAGCGCTCCGCCCTGCTCAACGGCGCCCTGCAGGCCGCGTACTTCATCCTCGGCGTCCGCGCCGCCGGCCTGGCCGCGGGCCCGATGAGCGGCTTCGACTCCGTCGGCGTCCAGAAGGAGTTCCTGGACGCCGACCACACCCCGCTGATGGTCGTCAACATCGGCAGGCCGGGCGAGAACGCCTGGTTCGAGCGCTCACCGCGACTGGACATCGACGCGGTCGTCACCACCGTCTGA
- a CDS encoding MFS transporter, protein MIMATSAAPAAGPSSGAAVDPRRWLILAVICTAYLMVGLDLTVMNLALPSAQEALEFTDADRQWIVTAYALPFGGLLLFFGRLSDLFGRKETFLVGLTGFAVASAVGGAATSFGMLVTARACQGVFAAMLAPACLALLATTFTDSKEKAKAFGAYSAVAASGTGLGLIIGGALTDGLNWRWCMYINLLFAGAAFVGGTMLLRKQPRAGARMDIPGVLLGTGGMFSVVYGFSNAAEDSWSTPGTWGFLALGGVLLIVFAFWQTRATQPLLPPRIVLDRNRGGAYLAVLFVGTGVFGVMLFLIYYMQTDLGYSAIVSGVSLLPLIVLTGVGANVGGVKLMPKTGPRPLVTAGLLLTAAAMAWLTRIGPDSGYATHLLGPTMAAGLGMGLIFAAVLRTGTSGVAPEDAGIASACVNTGQQVGGAIGVALLNTIAATATTGWLESNVQGQPTPEQLSLASIEGYTTVFWWCTAIFAVGAVVSALLLRGGPLPASDDAPAGSPSEPTETALS, encoded by the coding sequence ATGATCATGGCAACAAGCGCAGCCCCTGCGGCTGGGCCGAGCTCGGGGGCGGCCGTGGACCCGAGGCGGTGGCTGATCCTCGCCGTCATCTGCACCGCCTACCTCATGGTCGGCCTCGACCTGACGGTGATGAACCTCGCACTGCCGTCGGCGCAGGAAGCGCTGGAGTTCACGGACGCCGACAGGCAGTGGATCGTAACCGCGTACGCGCTGCCGTTCGGAGGCCTGCTGCTGTTCTTCGGGCGGCTGTCCGACCTGTTCGGCCGCAAGGAGACCTTCCTCGTCGGACTGACCGGCTTCGCGGTCGCCTCCGCCGTCGGCGGTGCCGCGACCAGCTTCGGGATGCTGGTGACGGCCCGCGCCTGCCAGGGCGTCTTCGCCGCGATGCTGGCACCGGCCTGCCTGGCCCTGCTGGCAACCACGTTCACCGACTCGAAGGAGAAGGCCAAGGCCTTCGGCGCCTACAGTGCGGTCGCGGCCAGCGGTACGGGTCTGGGCCTGATCATCGGCGGTGCGCTGACCGACGGCCTGAACTGGCGCTGGTGCATGTACATCAACCTGCTCTTCGCCGGAGCGGCGTTCGTCGGCGGCACGATGCTGCTGCGCAAGCAGCCCAGGGCGGGCGCGCGGATGGACATCCCCGGTGTGCTGCTGGGAACGGGCGGCATGTTCTCCGTGGTCTACGGCTTCTCCAACGCCGCGGAGGACAGCTGGAGCACTCCCGGGACGTGGGGCTTCCTCGCCCTCGGCGGTGTGCTGCTGATCGTGTTCGCATTCTGGCAGACGCGCGCCACGCAGCCGCTGCTGCCGCCCCGGATCGTCCTCGACCGCAACCGCGGCGGAGCCTACCTCGCCGTGCTGTTCGTCGGAACCGGCGTGTTCGGCGTCATGCTGTTCCTCATCTACTACATGCAGACCGACCTGGGCTACTCGGCCATCGTCTCTGGTGTCTCGCTGCTGCCGCTGATCGTGCTCACCGGTGTGGGCGCCAACGTGGGCGGCGTGAAGCTGATGCCGAAGACCGGCCCCAGGCCGCTGGTCACCGCCGGCCTGCTGCTCACCGCGGCCGCCATGGCCTGGCTGACCCGGATCGGCCCGGACTCCGGCTACGCGACACATCTGCTCGGTCCGACCATGGCGGCCGGTCTCGGCATGGGCCTCATCTTCGCCGCGGTGCTGCGCACCGGCACCTCCGGTGTGGCACCCGAGGACGCGGGTATCGCCTCGGCATGCGTCAACACCGGCCAGCAGGTCGGTGGTGCGATCGGCGTCGCCCTGCTCAACACGATCGCCGCCACCGCCACCACCGGCTGGCTGGAGAGCAACGTGCAGGGACAGCCGACACCGGAACAGCTCTCCTTGGCGTCGATCGAGGGGTACACCACGGTGTTCTGGTGGTGCACCGCCATCTTCGCCGTCGGCGCCGTCGTCAGCGCCCTGCTGCTGCGCGGCGGTCCCCTGCCGGCGTCCGATGACGCGCCCGCTGGGAGCCCGTCAGAGCCGACGGAGACAGCACTCTCCTGA
- a CDS encoding DUF6851 domain-containing protein, with the protein MTTSERSPVSGLSPRRRSLLIGGATAAALATLGNTATAAAAEPGAAAEPPAVDFDFDKDNFIRDLIITRAEGVFPEEGVIGPMDASVYIWITTLFQLSWFDAMAPYHPTAVGLHSRIGRRPAGEAATNRNKNIAGLYASLRVLEGVFKERVPVMRAGFTAVGLDPDDRSEDPTTPVGIGNIAGKAVARARANDGMNHLGNVGRKYHGKPYEDYTGYRPVNSPYKVVNPSHWQPALHPHQRRVGGGPGDKGIWVIQSFVTPQLALVKPYTYRNPKQFPVPAPDHSTHTNVRKYKRSVDEVIEASATLTDEKKLMAEWFDNKLAGIALAPGAAALSHDLDLDGWCHLYAVTALARFDDLIAAWSWKVKYNAVRPFTAVQHVYGRKKISAWGGVGKGTVHDMPANEWSAYLPVGDHPEYLSGSTTLCSAEAQAARRFLGDDVLDWTYTFPAGSGQTEPGLVPAKDMELRWDTWTKFTRDCGDSRVWGGVHFQTTVDRSIEWGAQFGDRAYEFVQRHIKGEVD; encoded by the coding sequence ATGACGACGTCCGAGCGTTCCCCTGTCTCAGGCCTCTCACCGCGGCGCAGGTCACTGCTGATCGGCGGTGCCACGGCCGCGGCCCTGGCCACCCTGGGGAACACCGCAACGGCCGCCGCCGCCGAGCCCGGCGCCGCGGCGGAGCCTCCGGCGGTCGACTTCGACTTCGACAAGGACAACTTCATCCGGGACCTGATCATCACCAGAGCCGAGGGGGTCTTCCCCGAGGAAGGCGTGATCGGTCCCATGGACGCATCCGTCTACATCTGGATCACCACCCTGTTCCAGTTGTCGTGGTTCGACGCGATGGCGCCCTACCACCCGACCGCGGTCGGCCTCCACTCCCGGATCGGCCGCCGCCCCGCCGGCGAGGCCGCCACCAACAGGAACAAGAACATCGCCGGCCTGTACGCCTCGCTGCGGGTCCTGGAGGGCGTGTTCAAGGAGCGGGTGCCGGTCATGCGGGCCGGGTTCACCGCGGTCGGCCTGGACCCCGACGACAGGTCGGAGGACCCGACCACCCCGGTCGGCATCGGCAACATAGCCGGCAAGGCCGTCGCCAGGGCCCGCGCGAACGACGGCATGAACCACCTGGGCAACGTGGGCCGCAAATACCACGGCAAGCCCTACGAGGACTACACCGGTTACCGGCCCGTGAACTCCCCCTACAAGGTGGTCAACCCCTCGCACTGGCAGCCGGCGCTCCACCCCCACCAGCGCCGCGTCGGCGGGGGCCCGGGCGACAAGGGCATCTGGGTCATCCAGTCGTTCGTCACCCCGCAGCTTGCCCTGGTCAAGCCGTACACCTACCGGAACCCCAAGCAGTTCCCGGTTCCCGCGCCCGACCACTCCACCCACACCAACGTCCGCAAGTACAAGCGCTCGGTGGACGAGGTCATCGAGGCGTCGGCCACGCTCACCGACGAGAAGAAGCTGATGGCCGAGTGGTTCGACAACAAGCTGGCGGGCATCGCCCTGGCGCCGGGCGCCGCGGCTCTCAGCCACGACCTGGACCTGGACGGCTGGTGCCACCTGTACGCGGTGACCGCCCTGGCACGGTTCGACGACCTGATCGCCGCCTGGAGCTGGAAGGTCAAGTACAACGCCGTGCGGCCGTTCACCGCGGTCCAGCACGTGTACGGCCGCAAGAAGATCAGTGCCTGGGGCGGCGTCGGCAAGGGCACGGTCCACGACATGCCCGCCAACGAGTGGTCGGCCTACCTGCCCGTCGGTGACCACCCGGAGTACCTCTCCGGCTCCACCACGCTCTGTTCCGCGGAGGCGCAGGCGGCGCGGCGTTTCCTCGGCGACGACGTCCTGGACTGGACGTACACCTTCCCCGCCGGCTCCGGGCAGACGGAGCCGGGTCTCGTGCCCGCGAAGGACATGGAGCTGCGCTGGGACACCTGGACCAAGTTCACCCGCGACTGCGGCGACAGCCGGGTGTGGGGCGGCGTGCACTTCCAGACGACGGTCGACAGGTCCATCGAGTGGGGCGCGCAGTTCGGTGACCGCGCCTACGAGTTCGTGCAGCGCCACATCAAGGGCGAGGTCGACTGA